In Fusarium oxysporum Fo47 chromosome VII, complete sequence, the following proteins share a genomic window:
- a CDS encoding Alpha/Beta hydrolase protein, translating to MPRYSSSVDGAELFYRDYAPEGRPPVLATGLPQAARSLTLVLLHQWPLSSRMYDPILLPLCETHGYRVIAPDRRGFGKSEWAGHDSTATIGYKELGQDLSGLLERIQPGPFVLVATSMSTGEALLAYLNSSYIQENCQSPQNPKAPPQSVWDSTLMAIRQDRPNFIANGFRGPFGVGTSGSVTEKQIAFFENIFFENDPIALERCLRIYTCEDLSEQIKRFGQIFQKPFLLIHGGGDGGVPAEVSAELVQKSVPGAKLTIYEEGGHVLVLNYADRLLDDIVNFVEKVAGRN from the exons ATGCCTCGATACTCTAGCTCCGTTGATGGCGCGGAATTGTTTTATCGCGACTACGCACCAGAAGGCAGACCTCCCGTGCTTGCAACAGGACTGCCTCAGGCAGCCAGGAGCCTAACTCTGGTCCTTCTTCACCAATGGCCTCTCTCATCTCGCATGTACGACCCGATCCTGCTGCCACTTTGCGAGACCCACGGATACCGTGTTATTGCCCCTGATAGGCGAGGTTTTGGTAAGAGCGAGTGGGCTGGACATGATTCCACGGCTACCATTGGCTACAAAGAGCTGGGGCAAGACTTGTCGGGTCTGTTGGAGAGAATCCAGCCAGGGCCTTTTGTCCTTGTCGCTACCAGCATGAGCACGGGTGAGGCGCTTTTGGCGTATCTTAACAGCTCCTATATACAGGAAAACTGTCAG TCACCCCAAAATCCCAAGGCTCCGCCACAGAGCGTATGGGATTCAACTCTCATGGCCATAAGACAAGATAGGCCTAACTTTATCGCCAACGGCTTCAGGGGGCCTTTTGGAGTTGGAACATCAGGTTCGGTCACCGAGAAGCAGATTGCGTTTTTCGAGAATATCTTCTTCGAGAATGATCCTATCGCCCTTGAACGCTGCCTACGAATCTATACTTGCGAGGACCTGTCTGAGCAGATCAAGAGGTTCGGGCAAATCTTTCAGAAACCTTTTCTCCTTATTCACGGGGGAGGCGACGGTGGAGTGCCCGCCGAAGTGAGCGCAGAACTTGTTCAGAAGTCAGTGCCTGGAGCGAAGCTGACTATATATGAAGAAGGAGGACATG TGCTGGTCCTTAATTATGCGGACCGTCTTTTAGACGACATTGTAAACTTTGTAGAGAAAGTCGCGGGACGGAATTAA
- a CDS encoding chaperonin 10-like protein has protein sequence MATMKAVGVAEYGPVDNFESRDVPRPGKPTGRDVLVKVQACSVNPIDVKIRSGIYDDAPDYYKHAPKGFHIIGYDGAGTVLEVGPECKFFKPGDEISYVGASTRQGSYAEYQLVSEFHCASKPKSLDFVQAASFGLTFGTAYQSLHHRLEIKPSENVGILIINGAGGVGSAAIQLARNVLNLPIVVATASRPETMDFCKKNGATHVINHRKDLVEQIKDLNLSVPIKYAYVLANTEQYVDAIAKICAPFGKACTIVQADVSLYGTDFMSKSMTFAWDWLGSAAYHRTNVEGYHEMFGTIARLMDEKKLVPTLGKRYKLTLAGLKEAHRQVESKTTIGKVGLGINEPGEGAPFA, from the exons ATGGCTACCATGAAAGCAGTTGGCGTGGCCGAATACGGCCCTGTTGATAACTTCGAATCACGTGACGTTCCGCGACCAGGTAAACCGACTGGCCGTGATGTTCTGGTCAA AGTCCAGGCGTGTTCTGTCAATCCAATCGATGTCAAAATCCGGTCTGGAATCTATGACGATGCTCCAG ACTACTACAAGCATGCCCCAAAGGGCTTCCATATCATCGGATATGACGGTGCTGGAACTGTCTTAGAGGTTGGCCCTGAGTgcaagttcttcaagcccGGTGACGAGATCTCGTATGTTGGTGCTTCAACGCGTCAAGGCAGCTATGCGGAGTACCAGCTAGTCAGCGAATTTCATTGTGCTTCCAAGCCCAAGTCTCTGGACTTTGTGCAGGCTGCAAGCTTTGGCTTGACCTTTGGAACGGCCTACCAGTCTTTGCACCACCGGCTGGAGATCAAGCCCAGCGAGAACGTGGGCATTCTGATC ATCAATGGTGCTGGAGGAGTTGGAAGTGCTGCTATCCAGCTGGCGCGCAATGTCTTGAATCTACCCATAGTTGTTGCTACTGCGTCTCGGCCGGAAACAATGGACTTTTGCAAGAAGAACGGCGCCACACATGTTATCAACCACCGAAAAGATCTTGTGGAACAGATCAAAGATCTCAATTTGAGCGTTCCGATCAA GTATGCCTACGTCTTGGCGAACACCGAGCAGTATGTCGACGCTATTGCCAAGATCTGCGCGCCTTTCGGCAAAGCTTGCACCATTGTCCAGGCTGATGTCAGTCTCTACGGGACCGACTtcatgtcaaagtcaatgacCTTCGCATGGGATTGGCTAGGTTCAGCTGCCTATCATCGTACGAATGTCGAAGGCTATCATGAAATGTTTGGTACCATAGCGCGTCTGATGGATGAAAAGAAGCTGGTTCCTACCCTGGGCAAGCGGTACAAATTGACGCTTGCTGGGCTGAAGGAAGCTCATAGACAGGTCGAGTCTAAAACTACAATAGGCAAGGTTGGCCTCGGGATCAACGAGCCCGGCGAAGGGGCTCCCTTTGCTTGA
- a CDS encoding alpha/beta superfamily hydrolase: MGLPRQDVEFRACDGIILRGWLYPQQETSPCIIMTHGLGGTRHFLLPNFASAFHDAGYVVLLYDNRNWGDSDGLPRQGSNPPLQQADYCDAFNYAATIPCVDKDKIVYWGSSFSGGNVIYAAAIDKRIKAAIIQCPAVSGETRSLAFKDRIPTLLEDRRQITSGSEPPTVPLVAADRESADPAKTNAMFPTKDAYDIMSLQKTCGSRWENYITSQTQLHMLSFEGQSMIHRVSPTPLLFVVPSNDVLVKTASQMDAFDKAREPKELLYLDGCGHFDLYVGDYFKQNIKAQIEFLGRHVKSQSS; the protein is encoded by the exons ATGGGACTCCCACGACAAGACGTCGAATTTCGAGCTTGCGATGGTATCATACTACGTGGCTGGCTATACCCCCAACAGGAGACCTCGCCATGTATTATCATGACCCACGGT CTTGGTGGCACCCGCCACTTCCTGCTGCCGAATTTTGCGTCGGCTTTTCACGACGCAGGATACGTGGTACTATTATATGACAACCGTAATTGGGGAGACAGTGATGGCTTGCCTCGACAGGGGTCCAACCCACCGTTACAGCAAGCAGACTACTGTGATGCATTCAACTACGCAGCCACTATTCCTTGTGTTGATAAGGATAAGATAGTGTACTGGGGTAGCAGCTTCTCTGGTGGGAACGTCATCTACGCTGCAGCGATCGATAAGCGGATCAAAGCTGCTATTATTCAGTGCCCAGCCGTTTCAGGCGAGACTAGATCACTTGCGTTCAAAGATCGCATTCCGACTTTGCTGGAGGACAGGCGTCAGATCACCTCCGGATCCGAGCCACCGACTGTACCGCTGGTTGCTGCTGATCGAGAGTCTGCTGATCCAGCCAAAACAAACGCCATGTTTCCCACAAAGGATGCCTACGATATAATGAGTCTCCAAAAGACTTGTGGCAGCCGCTGGGAGAACTACATCACTTCGCAAACCCAACTACACATGCTCAGCTTTGAGGGTCAGTCTATGATTCACAGAGTCTCTCCAACACCACTTTTATTTGTTGTTCCCAGCAACGACGTCTTAGTAAAAACCGCATCCCAAATGGATGCCTTTGACAAGGCTCGGGAACCAAAAGAGCTGCTCTACCTGGATGGATGTGGACATTTTGATCTCTACGTTGGGGATTATTTTAAGCAGAACATCAAAGCGCAGATCGAATTTCTCGGCCGTCATGTCAAATCACAAAGCAGTTAG